From a single Nicotiana tabacum cultivar K326 chromosome 8, ASM71507v2, whole genome shotgun sequence genomic region:
- the LOC107774549 gene encoding nudix hydrolase 10-like, whose product MLESFLLLVVQENIGRLKGSGIWKIPTGAVDEGESIFEGAIREVKEETGIDTEFLEVLAFRQIHKSFFDKSELFFICMMRPLSFDIQKQDLEIEAAQWMPFGEYAAQPSIQKDGLFKYIKDLCLAKAEGDYQGFTPLPITSSVFDDHKSFLYFSKDGLDQENSAI is encoded by the exons ATGCTTGAGAGCTTCTTG TTGCTTGTTGTCCAAGAAAATATCGGTAGATTAAAGGGAAGTGGTATATGGAAGATCCCAACTGGTGCTGTTGACGAG GGTGAGAGTATATTTGAAGGTGCAATAAGGGAGGTAAAAGAAGAAACTGGA ATTGATACTGAATTTCTGGAAGTGCTTGCATTTAG GCAAATACACAAGTCATTCTTTGACAAGTCAGAGTTGTTCTTCATTTGCATGATGCGCCCTTTATCTTTTGACATCCAAAAGCAAGACTTAGAAATTGAGGCAGCCCAG TGGATGCCATTTGGAGAGTATGCCGCTCAGCCTTCTATTCAGAAAGATGGTTTATTCAAGTACATCAAAGATTTATGCTTAGCAAAGgcagaaggagattatcaaggaTTCACTCCTTTGCCAATAACATCTTCAGTTTTTGATGATCATAAGAGTTTCCTCTATTTCAGTAAGGATGGTCTGGACCAAGAAAATTCTGCAATCTAA